The DNA sequence GAGCAAGGCCGGGTGCTCAAGACCGAAGCGGCGCGCGAACGCCATTATCTCAAGTACAAGGTGTGGGTCCCCGGCGCTCTCGATGCCACCAAGACCATCGTCCTCCGGTACCGGGCCAAGAACGGGCTTCGGTTTTTCGAGGATCACGATGAGCTGTATTGGAACGCGACCGGCGATGAATGGGACGTTCCGATCCAATCGGCGAGCGCCACCGTCATCCTGCCACCGGACGCAGCCGGCATTCGGGCCACCGCCTTCAACGGGTCCTACGGCGCCACCTCCCGCGATGCCTCGGTGATCACCGAGGGCACCACGACCCGAGTCACCCTGCCGGCGCCACTCGCCTTCCGGGAAGGCTTGACCATCGTCGTCGGATGGAACAAAGGCCTGGTGTCGGAACCGACGACCGGCGATCGGGCGCTCGGTTTTCTGGCGGCCAATTGGCCGCTCCTGATTCCGATCCCGGTGTTTTTCGGGATGTTTGCCCTGTGGCGGCGCCGCGGGCGGGATCCCAAACGGCGTCCGATCAGCGTGCAGTACGACCCCCCGCCCGGAATGTCCCCAGCCGAGGCCGGGACGTTGCTGGACAATTCCGCCGATATGAGGGACATCACGGGGACCTTGATCGACTTGGCCGTCCGGGGATATCTCAAGATCGAGGAGAAAGAAGAGAAATCTCTCTTCGGGCTGATCAGCACAGAGGAGTTCGTCTTTCACCGCCAGCCCGTCCCGGCCGGCTCGACGGACCTGAAGGAGCATGAACGCGCCGTCCTCGACGGCATCTTTGGCGGGAGCGGCCGGTCCACGATCGAGCTCTCCGAGCTCGAGAACCGTTTCTACAAAATCCTTCCGACGATCCGGAACGGCATCTTCGCGGAACTGGTGGCCAAGAAATACTACCGGACCCGACCCGACTCGGTTCATGGGGCCGCGATGTTCGGCGCGGTGGCCCTCGGCGCGGCCATTGGCATCGGCGGCGCGATCCTGTCACCTCATGTCAACCTCACCCCGGTGCCGTTCATCGTAGCGGGTGCCCTCTCGGCCATCATCGCGGGAATTTTTGGCTACTTCATGCCGGCTCGCACCGAAGCGGGCGCCCGGGCGCTCGAACGGGTGCGCGGGTTTGAAGAGTTCTTGGAGCGGGTCGAGGGCGACCGGCTGCGGGACTTCGTCAAGACGCCGGAGCTCTTCGAGCGATGTCTGCCGTTTGCGATGGCGTTTGGGGTCGAGAAACAGTGGGCCAAGGCGTTCCAGGGGATCTACACCACACCGCCAACATGGTACGCCGGCGGGAACTATGCCTCGTTCAACGCCGCGAGCTTCTCGCACCGGCTCTCGACGATGTCGACCCGGGCCGAGTCGGCGATGACGTCGGCCCCTCGAAGTTCGAGCGGCTCGGGATTCAGTGGCGGGTCGTCTGGTGGCGGCGGCGGCGGTGGGGGCGGCGGCGGGTTCTAGGCCCCAAGGTATAAGGTTACTTCGTGTTCGCCGGCGGCGGTGAAGATGGCCCGCTCCGCCGGCAGCGGCACCTCATCTACCGCCACCCGGGCCACGCCAAAATGACCGGGGAGCCCGAGGGCCACGGCGATCGGCGGGCCGAACGCCACGGCCAGGCGTACCGTGACCCATTCGGCCCGGGCCCGGATGTCCACGTCGACCAGGGTCCGGTGGACCCGGAGCCGACGGACGACCAACGTGCGCCATCCGTCGGGAAGCCAGGGGACGAGTTCGAGCCGCCCGCCGATCCCGTCAGATTGAGCACCGAGCAAGCCGCCGACGACCCGCTCCAGAAAATTAGCTGGGTCCATCACCGCATCCGACCGAACCCGGCACCAGAGCCGGGCATCGGCGAGCAAGTCCGCGATCTCCGCTTCGGTCCAGTCCCTGATTCGGGTGCCGGCCGGGCCGACACGCAACTGTCCCCCGACGCGGCCCAGCGCCCAAGCCACGGCTTGGTCGAGGGCTGCCTCGGGGGACGACACCGCCGAGTAGTGCCGGCTTAGCTGCTCAGCCAAGCGCCTTGATCTGGGTCAGGAGATCGGCGGTATCACGCTTGTGGCCGAGTTCGGCCTCTTCGTGGGTCCACCGAACGGTGCCCTTTTTGTCGATCAACACATAGGCCCGTTTGCTGAAGAACTTGTCCTCGATGAGCGTGCCGTACTTCCGGGTGACCTCCCGCTTGAAATCGCTCAAGAGATCCACGGCCATCTTCTCCTTGGCTTTGAATTCCTTGAGGGTCGGGACCGAATCGACGCTGATGGGCAACACGACCGTGTCGGCGGATTGAAACTGGGAATAATCCTCGGAGAACGCGCACATCTCGGCGGTACACACGCCGGTAAAGGCCAACGGGAAAAACGCGAGCAGGACGTTCTTGCCCTGGAGCGCCGAAAGCTTGACCTCGGCCGCACCGGTCGAGGGCAACGCGAAATCGGGGGCAGCGGAACCGAGAGCGGGTAGCGACATGTTAGGCAGCCCGCTTCGCGACGAGCGTCCAGTTGACCGTCGACCACCACGCCCCGAGATACTCGGCCCGGCGGTTTTGGTACTTGAGATAGTAGGCGTGTTCCCAGACATCGCAGCCCAAGAGCACTTTCTTGCCGTCCATGACCGGGCAGTCCTGGTTCGGCGAACTTTCGATGGCCAAGCCGCCGGCTCCTTGAATCAGCCACGCCCACCCGCTGCCGAAGCGGGTCATCCCGGCCTTCTGGAACTGTTCCTTGAACTTGTCGAAGCCGCCGAACGCGGTGTCGATGGACTGCGCCAGGTCGCCGGTCGGGGCCGAGGCGCCGCCCGGCGTCATCAGCTCCCAGAACAGGGTGTGATTGTAATGGCCGCCGCCGTTGTTCCGGACCGCGGTCCGAATGGCCTCGGGCACCTGGCTCAAATTCCCGATCAGCTGCTCGATCGAGAGCTTCTCGAGATCCGGGTAATCCTTGAGCGCGGCATTCAGATTGTTGACGTACGCGTCATGATGCTTGTCGTGGTGAATCCGCATCGTCGGCTCGTCAAGGTGCGGTTCCAGGGCGTTGTAGGCGTACGGGAGTGGCGGCAGAGTATGCGGCATCGATTGGCTCCAACCAGAAATTATTGAATTCCGACCAAAATCGAAGGGATTCGGTCCGCCAATAATGGCGACCCCGAGCGCTTGAAGCAACGGGCGGCGGCTGAGCACGCGACTACCTCGAGGTGACGGTGAACCTGATCAGCACGCCTTCGACGAATTCGACTTCGCACCGGCGATCTTGGCTGAGGTAGACCGAGCTACTGACCCTGAGCGAGCCCTCGGCGCGGCTAGCGATCGACTCCGGCCGGCCCAGCAGGGCGTCGACCTCTTCGACCAGCACCCCCTTGCGAAGCCCGCCCACCGGAGCGGCTCCCTCGCCGTGGAGCCCAGGGCGTTCCGTCTTGGACGCCAGCACCGGGGAGAAATCCAGGTACTCGGCGAGGGCCCGCATCACGCCATCCGGGGTCAGGGGCTCGTCGGGCACCACCGGCTTGCAGCGAAGATTGAACCGCGAGCAGAGCCAACCGGATGGTGTTCTCCTGGTTCAAGACACGGGCTTCCGGTCCAGCTGCTGGATGGTCTTGATCGACGCCGGCCGCTCCTTCTTGAGCCTAGCCGCCACCTTCTCGGCGGTTTCGATGACCCGGAGCACGTTCTCACCCGCGAGCTTCCGGAGGTCGGATTCACTCCATCCTCGGCGGGCCAATTCCGCGAACAGCGCCGGGAAGGTCCCGACATCCTCGAGGCCCTCGATCACATCGTCGATCCCATCAAAGTCGCTGCCGATTCCTACGTGATCGACACCGGCCATTTTTCGGACATAGTCGATCGAGTTGGCAACCTCGGCGAGAGTGACCTTCGGGGCCGGATTGGCGGCGTCCCACATCTTCATGTCACGAGCCCGATCCGCTCCCGCCTGCCGGGCCAACTCCGCTTGTTTGGCCGAGCGGGCCTTGTCGTGGTCATAGAGCCGCTGGGACACAAAGAAGGTCACAAAGGGCACCATGACGACGCCGCCGTTCTTCGAAACCCGGGCCAAAATCGAATCCGGCACGTTCCGGGGGTGGTTCGACATGATCCGGGCCCCGGAATGCGAGAAAATGACCGGCGCTTCCGTCACGTTCAACGCATCACTCATGACCCCGGGCGACACGTGCGACAGATCGAGGAGCATCCCGAGCCGGTTCATCTCGCGGACCACTTCTTCGCCGAACCGGGTCAGGCCCCCGTGGGTCGGCTTGTCAAGCGCGGCATCGGCCCAGTCAAGGGTCACGTTGTGAGTCAACGTCATGTAGCGGGCGCCGAGATCGAAGTAGGCGCGGAGGGCTCCGAGCGAGTTCTCGATGGCGTGGCCCCCCTCCATCCCAAGCATCGAGCCGATCCGGCCCTCGGCAAAGGCCTGCCGGAGACAGAGGGCGGTGGTGCAGTATTGGAGCCGGTCAGGATATCGTTCGATGATCCGTTTCGCGACGTCGATCTGCTCGAGCTGGACCCGGGCGTACCCGGAGTCCTTGATCTCGCCCGGGATGTAGACCGACCAGAACTGGCCCCCGAGCATCCCCTGCTTGAGGCGATCGAAATCGGTATGCCCCCCGGTCCGGCCGCGGAGGTTGTAGCCGACGACATCCATGGCCAGCCCGGCTTTGTCTTCCCGGAGGCGCCAGGGCAAGTCGTTGTGGCCGTCGATGAGGGGGGTGGTGGCGAGGACCTTCTTCGCCAGGGTCAGGTACTGATCGTCCTGGGCCGCCAGGGGGGCCGCGACGACGCCCGTGAGCACGAGAAGCAGTTTGAAGCGACGCATAAACGAATCCGTAGGCAAGGGTCAACACCGGACCACCACCTCAATTCTAGCTCCTTCCACATCCAAGGAGAACGCTGCACCCGTCTGCCGGAGGCCGTGACGCGATCGCTCAGCCTTCGGCCGTGGCTCCGGCTCGGAGCACCGCGTCCATATCGTAACCCGAGGCAGCCAAGCGGCGGCGGCGGATAGCGTAGTAGGCCGCCCCGGCGGCCAGGACCGCGAGGTACCCCGCCGAGATGACCAGGTTGTCGAGGAAGCCCAGGGCGAAAAATCCGGCCGACATCAGCAGCAGCAGGGTGACCACGACCGTCCGGCTGGCGCCCTCAAGCCGGAAACCGGCCGCCGCCCATTCGGACGGCATGGCCTTGGACATCCGGAGTAAGGCGAGACCCTGGAGCACCTGCAGGATCATGACGCCCATGACAGCCATCATGGCGTACTGGCGAATCGTCCCGCCGAGCAGCACCGCCACGATCGAGAGGACCGTCATGAGCCCTACCGCCTGGGCCGGGACACCGGCCCGATTTCTGGCGGCCAGTCCCTCGGGAAAAACCCGGGCCCGGGCCATCGCCAAAATATCCCGCGAGTGGATCAGCAGCATCCCGTTGATCGAGGTGGCGGCGGCCAGGACCGCAGCGATCGCGATCACGCCGCCGATCCACGACGGCAGAAACACCTCCGCCGCCCGAGCCACCGGCGCACTGGTCTCCTTGAGGCTCTGCCAGGGCAGGAGCGCCGGAACGGCGAACGACACCAGGGCGTAGCTGGTGAGCACGACGACAAATCCGATCAGCAGGGTGAGCGGAATGGTCCGGGCGGGGTTCTTGATCTCGCCGCCGAGTTCGGTGATGACGGTGATCCCGGCATAGGAGAGAAAGGCCAGCACCGCGCCGTTCGCCACCGGACCGAATCCGTTCGGCATGAACGGCGTGATCAGTTCCGGCTTGGCGTTGGCGACTCCTCCAATGCCGAACCCAAACATGATGACCAAGAACCCGATGGTCATGGCAATCTGAACCGACACGGTGAGTTGTACGGTCGTCAGATTCAGCACCGCAAACACCACCACCGACGCGAGGGCCACCCAGCGCCGGTCGGCCGCGGGCCAGAAGTAGGCGATGTAGTCGGCCAGGCCATAGGCGACCAGCGCAATACTCACCACCACCGAGACCACGGTGATCCAGACCCCAAGGAACCCGTAGACCGGGGCCAGGGTCCGGGCGACGGCGACGTTGGCGGCGCCGCTCACGTGCACCGCGCTCCCGATCGAGGCACCAACCAGACAGGAGATGGCCGCCAGTCCGCCGGCGATGAGGTAGGAGAGAAACGCGGCGGGGCCCGCCTCGGCCGCGAGCTGGCCCGGGAGGACGAAGATCGAGGCCCCAATGACGTAGCCGACCAGGGTAAACACGGCGGCGGCGAGGCCGATAGTGCGATGGCTGGTTTGGTCGGTCATCGGGTAATTTCTCCGCGGGGGATGCGGGGTGGCCCAACCGCTTGACGCCTGAACATAACGGTTGTTGTTTTCTGGGGTACCCTCTCTGGGATAATCATGGCTTCCGACCGGATCCTCTTCGAATCGACCGGCCCCCATACCGCCCTGATCCGGTTTAACCGGCCGGACCGGCTCAACGCCATGGACCGGGCATCCCTGACCGACCTCCACGCGCTGGTGGGGCGACTGGCGCTGGAGCCTGGGCTCCGCTCGGTGGTCATCACCGGCACCGGCCGGGCCTTCAGTGCCGGCGCCGACTTGAAAGAAATGGATGCCACGCCCCAGCGGGAGGCCCTAGTCCGGGATGCCCACTGCCAGCTCCATCAATTTCAGGATCTGACGCGGCGGATGGTCGAGAGCCCGGTAATCTTCATCGCCGCCATGAACGGGATTGCCGTCGGCGTGGGTGCGGAGTTGGCCTTGGCCTCCGATATCCGGATTGGAACGGATGCCACGGAATTGATGTTGTCCGAGGTCACGCGGGGGCTGTTTGAAACCAATGGCGTGATGCACTACCTGCCGAGGATCGTCGGCCATGGCCGGGCCGCGCAGTGGCTGCTGACGGGCGAGCGGGTGCCGGCGCCGACCTTGCTGGCTGCGGGACTGATTACCGAACTGGTACCCGCCGACCAGCTTCTGGGCCGAGCCACCGCGCTCGCCACGACGGTGGCGGCCAACGCGCCGATCTCGGTCCGGCTGATCAAGAAACTGCTTCGGCGGACCTGGGAAGTGGACCTCGAAGCGATGCTGCAGTATGAGGTCGATGGCATGATGGCCTGCATGGCCAGCGAGGATATCGAAGAAGGCCTTCGCGCCTTCATGGAAAAGCGACCACCGGTATGGAAGGGTGTCTGAGATGAATCGAATCGGACTGGGACTCGTCCTTGGTATTCTGGCCGCCACCCCACTCGCGGCCCAGCAACCCGAGCCGCTCCAGAGCTGCCCCGCCCCGGCGAATGCCGGGGCGGTCGAGGTCGCGCGGACCTCGGTGTA is a window from the Gemmatimonadota bacterium genome containing:
- a CDS encoding amino acid permease, giving the protein MGAGRFEEDPVGSHDYPREGTPENNNRYVQASSGWATPHPPRRNYPMTDQTSHRTIGLAAAVFTLVGYVIGASIFVLPGQLAAEAGPAAFLSYLIAGGLAAISCLVGASIGSAVHVSGAANVAVARTLAPVYGFLGVWITVVSVVVSIALVAYGLADYIAYFWPAADRRWVALASVVVFAVLNLTTVQLTVSVQIAMTIGFLVIMFGFGIGGVANAKPELITPFMPNGFGPVANGAVLAFLSYAGITVITELGGEIKNPARTIPLTLLIGFVVVLTSYALVSFAVPALLPWQSLKETSAPVARAAEVFLPSWIGGVIAIAAVLAAATSINGMLLIHSRDILAMARARVFPEGLAARNRAGVPAQAVGLMTVLSIVAVLLGGTIRQYAMMAVMGVMILQVLQGLALLRMSKAMPSEWAAAGFRLEGASRTVVVTLLLLMSAGFFALGFLDNLVISAGYLAVLAAGAAYYAIRRRRLAASGYDMDAVLRAGATAEG
- a CDS encoding redoxin domain-containing protein; its protein translation is MSGNTPTISSTKTAGPSISGRGGRRSTGRSSRSGLPNMSLPALGSAAPDFALPSTGAAEVKLSALQGKNVLLAFFPLAFTGVCTAEMCAFSEDYSQFQSADTVVLPISVDSVPTLKEFKAKEKMAVDLLSDFKREVTRKYGTLIEDKFFSKRAYVLIDKKGTVRWTHEEAELGHKRDTADLLTQIKALG
- a CDS encoding membrane dipeptidase, with product MRRFKLLLVLTGVVAAPLAAQDDQYLTLAKKVLATTPLIDGHNDLPWRLREDKAGLAMDVVGYNLRGRTGGHTDFDRLKQGMLGGQFWSVYIPGEIKDSGYARVQLEQIDVAKRIIERYPDRLQYCTTALCLRQAFAEGRIGSMLGMEGGHAIENSLGALRAYFDLGARYMTLTHNVTLDWADAALDKPTHGGLTRFGEEVVREMNRLGMLLDLSHVSPGVMSDALNVTEAPVIFSHSGARIMSNHPRNVPDSILARVSKNGGVVMVPFVTFFVSQRLYDHDKARSAKQAELARQAGADRARDMKMWDAANPAPKVTLAEVANSIDYVRKMAGVDHVGIGSDFDGIDDVIEGLEDVGTFPALFAELARRGWSESDLRKLAGENVLRVIETAEKVAARLKKERPASIKTIQQLDRKPVS
- a CDS encoding superoxide dismutase, whose protein sequence is MPHTLPPLPYAYNALEPHLDEPTMRIHHDKHHDAYVNNLNAALKDYPDLEKLSIEQLIGNLSQVPEAIRTAVRNNGGGHYNHTLFWELMTPGGASAPTGDLAQSIDTAFGGFDKFKEQFQKAGMTRFGSGWAWLIQGAGGLAIESSPNQDCPVMDGKKVLLGCDVWEHAYYLKYQNRRAEYLGAWWSTVNWTLVAKRAA
- a CDS encoding DUF2207 domain-containing protein, whose protein sequence is MIGLLIALGLGMAVPLHGQERSLAIERFDAAITVNRDGTIDVVETITARFAGSWNGLFRTIPVEYRTPQGFNWTIRLDFIDATDEQGRVLKTEAARERHYLKYKVWVPGALDATKTIVLRYRAKNGLRFFEDHDELYWNATGDEWDVPIQSASATVILPPDAAGIRATAFNGSYGATSRDASVITEGTTTRVTLPAPLAFREGLTIVVGWNKGLVSEPTTGDRALGFLAANWPLLIPIPVFFGMFALWRRRGRDPKRRPISVQYDPPPGMSPAEAGTLLDNSADMRDITGTLIDLAVRGYLKIEEKEEKSLFGLISTEEFVFHRQPVPAGSTDLKEHERAVLDGIFGGSGRSTIELSELENRFYKILPTIRNGIFAELVAKKYYRTRPDSVHGAAMFGAVALGAAIGIGGAILSPHVNLTPVPFIVAGALSAIIAGIFGYFMPARTEAGARALERVRGFEEFLERVEGDRLRDFVKTPELFERCLPFAMAFGVEKQWAKAFQGIYTTPPTWYAGGNYASFNAASFSHRLSTMSTRAESAMTSAPRSSSGSGFSGGSSGGGGGGGGGGGF
- a CDS encoding enoyl-CoA hydratase/isomerase family protein, translated to MASDRILFESTGPHTALIRFNRPDRLNAMDRASLTDLHALVGRLALEPGLRSVVITGTGRAFSAGADLKEMDATPQREALVRDAHCQLHQFQDLTRRMVESPVIFIAAMNGIAVGVGAELALASDIRIGTDATELMLSEVTRGLFETNGVMHYLPRIVGHGRAAQWLLTGERVPAPTLLAAGLITELVPADQLLGRATALATTVAANAPISVRLIKKLLRRTWEVDLEAMLQYEVDGMMACMASEDIEEGLRAFMEKRPPVWKGV